From the Solanum lycopersicum chromosome 10, SLM_r2.1 genome, one window contains:
- the LOC138338901 gene encoding uncharacterized protein produces the protein MEFPDMTSHLVNRPSMTIDEQKMFGRFILMNPPTYTGDLAEDAYQFIVFLSKFVPRSEREHKRAEFEDLQQNSMSVAEYEVSLVAASGVPFQKAVDAAKELEMIRREGFEQREGKRNHYSAFDAGYAGHNSSSSVHTLEGSSSRPVVCGGYSGHLGSSHHPASHRVCFECSYMRHFVRDCPRTRRGGLHQGSQASTSRAAQPPARGGVQNGKCGSHLERGGSPSGRGGGRGGSQSDGGRSHCYAFPGRPEAEASDAVTTGFIPVCHRSATVLFDPGSTYSYVSTYFAPILDILCESLDLAIRASNPVGIL, from the exons ATGGAGtttccagatatgacatcacatttggtgaacaggccttctatgactattgatgaacaaaagatgtttgggaggttcatactaatgaatcctcctacttatactggtgacttagcTGAGGATGCATATCAATTTATA gtatttctatccaaatttgttccacgcagTGAAAGGGAGCACAAGAGGGCCGAGTTTGAGGATTTGCAGCAAAATAGTATGTCAGttgcagagtatgagg tttctctggttgctgcttctggtgttccattccagaaagcggtagatgctgctaaggagttggagatgattcggCGTGAAGGATTTGAGCAACGAGAGGGAAAGAGGAATCATTATTcag CGTTTGACGCTGGTTACGCTGGTCATAACTCTTCGAGCTCGGTGCATACTTTGGagggttcatcttctagacctgtAGTTTGTGGAGGGTATTCTGGTCATTTAGGTTCCTCTCATCATCCTGCGTCTCATAGGGTCTGTTTTGAGTGTAGTTATATGcgacactttgtgagagactgccctaggacCAGACGTGGTGGCTTACATCAGGGTTCTCAGGCTTCGACTTCCAGGGCTGCACAACCACCAGCTAGGGGTGGTGTACAGAATGGTAAATGTGGTTCTCATTTAGAAagaggtggttctccttctggtcggggtggtggtcgtggaggttcacaatctgatggaggtcgttctcactgttatgcttttccaggtAGGCCAGAGGCTGAGGCGTCAGATGCTGTTACCACAGGTTTTATTCCAGTTTGTCATCGATCGgctactgtattatttgatccaggatctacttattcttatgtgtccacatattttgctcctattctagatatattatgtgagtctcttgatttggCGATACGTGCTTCTAATCCTGTCGGGATTCTGTAG